Sequence from the Schaalia sp. 19OD2882 genome:
CTGACACTGACCACATGGTGGCAAGCAACCGTGACCAACCCGTGGACCGGACACACCATCACCCTGCACGAAAAACTCAAAACCGTCGAAACCACACCCCCCTTCGAAGTCAAACACCTCCACATCGCCCTGACCGACACCGCCGAAGAACTCCAAGGACACTGACACACCCCTGACCCCGTCGGTCGAATCACGTCGAGTCTCGACGAAAGGGTCAGAAGGTCTGGACGAAGTCCTCAGGGGTCAGGCTGCCTTCACGGACCTTCGCAAAGAAGTCCGGGGCCGTGTCGTCCACGAGGACCACAGCGGAGCCGACATTCGTCTGCTCGTCCAGGGAGGCGATCGGCGGAGCACCACTGAGCCGATCGGCCTGGGCCTTCTTGAAGGCAAATGCCAGCTTCGCCACGTCCACCACCGAGCCGTCCCGATCGATGGTCAGGGCCTTGGCGCCGGCGCGCTCCAGCGACAGCGCGGTCAACGGGTTGACGACCAACGCAGGTGAGGTGGCTTTCGCCACCGTCTTGGACACCACCTGACGCTGGCGCTCCGCACGCCCGATGTCACCCAGAGGATCGGCGTAGCGCATCCTGGCAAAGGCGAGGGCCGTGCGACCGTCGGACAGGTGGCAGCCGGCCTTCCAAGACAGCTCGGAATACGCATCCTCGACGTCGCGGTCGTAGCAGAGTTCGACACCTCCGACCGCGTCGACAATGGAGCCGACCCCGCCCATGCCGATCTCCGCATAGTGGTCGACGGTCAAACCGGTGAGCCCCTCCACGGTCCTCACCAGCAGTTGAGGCCCGCCGAGGGCGAAGGAGGCGTTGATCTTGTCTCCACCCTGGTCCGGGATCTCGACAAAGGTGTCACGTGGGATCGAGATCATCGAAGCCTGCCCATTGGGGGCAACATTCACCAAAATGATCGAGTCGGCACGTTGCCCCTCGGTGTCGTCGGCCACCGCACCGTCCGCACGCGAGTCCGAACCGGCCAACAGCCAAGTCTCACCTTCTGTCGGAGCGGCTCCGCTCAACGCATCGGTACGACCGATGGTGGAGTTCGCGTCCCACACGAGGAACGCGGGCCACCCAATGACCAACACGAGCAGCAGGGCCAGAATCGTCACCGCGCGCCGTCCTCGTCGACGCCGCCTGCGGGCGGGCTGGAGTGGAGATCGCGGCTCCGGGGCCACCCACCGTGGTTCGGTGTCGGCGTCCGGGGGGTAGGAAGGGGCCGCAGGCACCGGTCCGCGTGCGGAGCCGGCGCCTCTGCGAGGTGCGAATGCCGGAGGCATCCGATCCGGCGCAACAGTGCGTCGCCCCATGGCCGCAGGGTAGGTGGAGGTGGGGGCGAGGGCGGGGCCTCGCTGTGCGGAGTCAGGAGAGGAATGGCCCTGGGGGCCGAGGACGGTGCGACGCTCGGGGACGCCACCGGGGGCGGAAGGACCCTGCGTGTGGCCGAGGACGGAATGACGCTGGAGTGCCTGTGGCCCCTGCGGGCCCTGGTCGGTTCCGGTTCGCGGCTCCGTGGCGGAGTTCCGAGGCGTCGGCTGGGCGCCCGCGGAGGAAGGGCGGCGCCTGGACGGGTCGGGTGCGAAGGACGGGGGCAGCGTCATGTCACGATCTCGGAGGGCATGTGGTCGGGGGTGCAGGGGCGGGCGTCGGTGCGGCTTCGGTGAGGGAGGCGGCGGGCAACTCTTCGGGGGCGGTGCCCGGGTTCGCGTGCGCCCCTTCGGTGGCCGCCTCACCGGTGGGGCCGGTGCCCTCGGCCGAATCGGAGGCAGGCTGCTCCACCAAAGTCGTCGCGGACTGACCCGAATCCTGCGTGACCTCCGTGAGCACGCCAGTGTTTCCGTTGCCGTTGGTCACCGTGAAACCGGAGGGAATGGGCCGGTCGTCGGCCAGGGCCGCCCACAACTGGTCGGCCATCACCTCGTCCTCGAGGACCCGATTGGAGTCCCACGGGGCCGGGTAGGTGGGCATCGTCGTGAAGGTGATGCGTGAATGGTCGATGGAGGCGATCGAGAGCAGCAGGCCGGCGTCGGTTTCCAAGCTGGACAGGTTGGGGGAGGTGTACAGGGAGGCCAAGGTGGCCCTGACGAAGGACAGCACCTCCGGCAGCTCGGTGACGAAGTTCTTGGACAGGACCTCACGCATCATTGCCGAGACCAGTTTCTGCTGGCGCCCGATGCGTCCGGTGTCGGAGCCGTCCCCGACGCTCTTGCGCACTCGGGCGAATCCCAAGGCGGTGACCCCGTCCAGCTTCTGGCAGCCGGCGGACAGGTGAAGGTCGGCGTCCTCGTCGTCGATGTCCTCTTCGACGTCGTACCAGACTCCTCCCAGGGCGTTGACCATCGCCTGGAAACCCTTGAAGTCGACGACCACGTAGCCGTCGATGTCCAGACCGGTGAGGTGCTCGACAGTGGCCTTCGTGCACAGGACCCCGGCGGTGATGTCCGTGGTGACGGCCGCGTAGGCGAAGGCCGAGTTGAACATGCCTTCGAAACTCTCGGTCTTCGTGCCGTCCGAGGCGATGCACTCGGGGACTTCGGTGATGAGGTCGCGGGGGATGGAGACCACTTCGACGTGCGAGCGGTCGGCGGACATGTGCAGCAGCATCGTCGTGTCGGAGTGGATGACGACGTGTTCGTCGGTGTCTCCGTAGGCCAAGGCGCCCTGGTCGTATCGCGAGTCGATGCCGGAGACGAGGATGTTCAGGGCTCGGCCCTTGAAGGAGTCCGCCGGCGGAAGAACCTTGTACCCCACGCCGGACTGGCTGGCGGTCAGGGAGTCGCCGCCCAGCACATTGGCGCGAACCCGGGCGCTGAGGTCCAACCATGTGGCCCCGGCCCCCGCGCCGACGAAGGTGACGACACTCAACAATGCGACCAGCGCCGCCCGCAACGGAGCGAGGCGTCGCGGTTCGGTTGCGGAGTGCAGGGCGTGGGCCCGGGCGCTGTCAGGGTGAGAACTCATCGGAAGAGATCCTAGGGGTCCCTCCTGTGAGGCGGGGGGTGACACGGCGCACTTGGGGTGTCGTGGGAGGGGCTTCACTTGTTGGACAAGCCGGGGGTCTCGCCGGACGACGAGGGCGGGGCTGCGGGTGTCTGCTGGTCGGCTGGGGAGGCTTTGGGGGGACGCACATTCGACAGGGCGATGGCGCGGGCCAGGCGTGTGAGACGTCGCTCAGCTTCGGCGTCGCGCCTGTAGGAGGAGGCCATCTGCATGAACAGGGCGAGCACCAGCGTGTAGACGAGCAGGTTGATGCCCTTTTCGACACCGATGAAGGTCGCCAGGTGGTTGAGGATTCCCGGGAACAGGACGGCGAAGCATGCGAAGACGATGATCGCGAGCATGCCGAGGCGCCGCACCGCAAGGTGTTTGGCGGTGCGCACCGGGCGCAGGACGAGGACGGCCAGCAGTGCCAGCGCGAGGAGCAGCAGGCCCTTGATGATCCAGTACGTGGGCATGGTCACCTCATGACGAGTTCGACGAGGATGTTCACGGAGTTGAAGAGGGACTGCCCCTTGGCCCTGGAGTAGTCGGTGTAGTCGATGTGGACGGGCATCTCGGCCCAGGGCAGGTCCGTCTTGGAGAGTTGTTCGACGATCTCACTGGCATGGGCCATGCGGTTCTGCTGGAGGTTGACCTGGTCGAGTGCGTCACGTCGTAGCAGACGAAGGCCGTTGTGGGCGTCGGTCAGACGCAGTCCGGTCTGCCAGCGCGTCACCAGGGCGGCCGTCTTGAGGACGAGGGCCTTGAGCCAACCGGTCTGGGCCTTCGTGCCGAGGAAACGCGATCCGTAGACGATGGCCAGGTCGTCGGCCTCAGCGCGCTGGCGCATGGCCACCGCATCCGAGACCCGGTGCTGTCCGTCGGAGTCGAAGGTCACCACGTAGCGTCCGTCGGTCTGCGTGCGCACGTAGTCGAAGCCGGTCTGCAGGGCGGCCCCCTGACCGAGGTTGATGGGGTGCTGGACGACAACGGCACCTGCGGCAATGGCGACCTCTGCCGAACCGTCGCGGGAACCGTCGTCCACGCAGACGATGTGCGGGAAGGTGGGCAGGGCGCCCCGCACGACGTCCCCGACGACCTCAGCCTCGTTGTACAGAGGGATGACGAGCCACGTGTCCGGGAAGGAGTGCATGGGGACAGTATTCCATCCGCGTCGACTCCCGTGCCGGAAGGCACCCTGGAGTCACAGGGGGAACGACACGTGTGGACCTCGGACGTTCGGCCGGGGCGCCGCGGTGGCGATGGGGCTTAGGATTGGCGCGAACGAATCACCGAGACCGGGAGTTGTGCATGCCGCGCATCGTCGACTCAGCGGACGTCTCCGACGCCGCAACCATCGGGGAAGGGTCCTCCGTCTGGCACTTGGCACAGGTGCGAGAGGACGCTGTCCTTGGACAGAACTGCATCGTCGGACGCGGTGCCTACATCGGTACGGGTGTCGTCATGGGCGACAACTGCAAGGTCCAGAACTACGCCCTCGTCTACGAGCCGGCACGGCTCGGCCACGGGGTGTTCATCGGCCCGGCGGTCGTCCTGACGAATGACCACAACCCCCGTGCCGTCAACCCTGACGGCACGATCAAGTCCGCCCACGACTGGGAGCCCGTGGGTGTGACCATCGAGGACGGGGCCGCCATTGGTGCGCGCGCCGTGTGCGTGGCCCCTGTGACGATCGGCGCGTGGGCGACGGTGGCCGCAGGTGCAGTGGTCACCAAAGACGTGCCTGCCCACGCCCTCGTCGCCGGAGTTCCCGCTCGCCGCATCGGGTGGGTCGGGCGCGCCGGCGCCCGCCTGGTGGCCGACGAGGCCGATCCCACCCGCTTCACCTGCCCTCTGACCGGGGCGACCTACCGCCTCACCAACCCTGACACCCTCGAGATGGAGGAAACCGAATGACCCGCGAAATGATCCCCGCCGCCAAACCGATCATCGGTGAGGAGGAGGTCGAGGCCGTCACTGCCGTCCTGCGCAGCGGCATGGTCGCCCAGGGCCCGCAGGTTGCCGCCTTCGAGGAGGAGTTCTCCAAGGTCCTGGTCCCCGGCGTGGAGTCCATTGCCGTGAACTCGGGCACCTCCGCCCTGCACCTGGCTCTGCTGGCTGCCGGCATCGGCGCCGGTGACGAGGTCATCGTCCCCTCCTTCACCTTCGCCGCCACGGGCAACTCGGTGGCCATCACCGGCGCCTCGCCGGTCTTCGCCGACATCGAGGGCGACTACTTCTGCCTGTCGCCCGAGTCGATCCGCGCCTCCATCACCGAGCGGACCAAGGCCATCATGCCGGTGCACTTGTACGGACATCCGGCCGCCATGGACGAGATCCGCGCCATCGCCGACGAGCACGGCCTCATGGTCTTCGAGGACGCCGCCCAGGCGCACGGTGCGGCGCTGAACGGCACCCCGGTGGGTGCATTCGGCACCTTCGCCGCGTTCTCCCTGTACCCGACCAAGAACATGACCTCCGGCGAGGGCGGCATGGTGACGACCTCGGATCCCACCGTGGCGCGCAATGTGCGCCTGTTGCGCAACCAGGGCATGGAGCAGCGTTACGCGAACGAGGTCGTGGGTCTGAACAACCGCATGACCGACATCCACGCGGCCATCGGACGCGTTCAGCTGACGAAGATCGGCGCATGGACCGCCCAGCGTCAGGCCAATGCCGCGTTCCTGGACGCCAACCTTGAGGGTGTCGTCGTCCCGCCGGTGGCCCCGGGGGCCGTGCACGTGTACCACCAGTACACGATCCGCGTGCAGGACACCGACCGCGACCGCTTCATGCAGGCCCTGCGTGAAGAGTGGCAGGTCGGCTCCGACGTGTACTACCCGATCCCGAACCACCGTCTGCCTTCCCTGGCCCACTTCGCGCCCGGCCTGGACCTGCCGAACACGGAGAAGGCGGCCCGTGAGGTCGTCTCACTGCCGGTGCACCCCTCTTTGTCGCAGGCCGACCTGGAGCGCATCGTCGAGGCGGTCAACGCCTGCGCGAAGGCGGGTGCCTGACCATGACGAAGCTGCGCGTCGGTGTCCTGGGCATCGGCTCCATGGGGCGCCATCACGTCCGCAATGCGAAGAACACCGAGGGTTTCGAACTGGTTGCCCTGGCTGACCCGGCGGGTGACCGCTTCGGTGTCGCCGGTGACATGGAGGTTCTGCCCGACGTGGAGTCCATGATCGCGGCGGGCATCGATGCGGCGATCGTCGCCGTGCCGACCGTCTACCACGAGGACGCCGCCCTGAAACTGGCGGCGGCCGGGGTGCACACCATGGTCGAGAAGCCGCTGGCGGCCGATGTGGCCTCCGGTGAGCGGATCGCCAAGGCTTTCGCCGATGCCGGCCTGGTCGGCGCGGTCGGCTACGTCGAGCGTTGCAATCCTGCCCTGCTGGAGATGCGCAAGCGCATCCAGGAGGGACAGCTCGGCCAGATCTTCCAGATCGTCACTCGCCGCCAGTCGCCCTTCCCTGCCCGGATCTCCGACGTGGGCGTGGTCAAGGACTTGGCCACGCACGACGTGGACTTGGCTGCGTGGGTGGCGGGCTCGGAGTACGAGAGCGTGTACGCGCAGACCACGTACCGTTCGGGCCGCGAGCACGAGGACATGTTGGTGGCCTCGGGCCGCTTCCGCAACGGAGTGCTGGTCAACCACCTGGTGAACTGGATGAGCCCTTTCAAGGACCGTACGACGATCGTCACGGGTGAGCACGGGGCCCTGGTGGCCGACACCGCCATGGGGGACCTCACCTTCCACGAGAACGGCGACATGCCGGTCCAATGGGACCAGATCGCCGCATTCCGGGGTGTGTCCGAGGGGCAGGTCGTGCGCTACGCGCTGACCAAGCGTGAGCCATTGGCCGTCGAGCACGAACACTTCCGTGACGCGATCCTGGGTGTTGCTTCGGAGCACGTGACCATGGAGCAGGGCTTGACGGCGCTGCGCGTGGTCGAAGGCATCCTTGACTCCGCCAGGACCGGAGACTCCGTCCGCTTCTGATCCTCGATCGCCGAGGAAGCCCCGTGGGGGAACCGCTGGTTCCCCCACGGGGCCTTCTTTCACACCTGGTGGAGTTCGCGCCGGTCACAGGCGATTGTCCAGTATGTAATAGTTCGTCGGGCTTGGTTCGTTCATGTCACATGTGCAACACTGGCAACATTCCCATCACTGGAGGTTCCATGTTCCGTCGCCCTCTCGCGACCACCACCGCCCTCGTGGCACTCGCATCAGCCGCCATCACACTGGTCGGTGCACCCACCACGGATGCGGCCACAGGACTTGAAGGATTCGACGCGGGACTGCTGATCCACGACAGTCAGATGTACGGGTCGCAGGTCGCCTCCTCGATGACGGATGCGCAGATCCAGGCCTTCCTGGAGTCCAAAGGGGCCCGGTGCGAGGGCGGGGCCGATGGCTCGGATTGCCTGAAGGACGCCCGTTTCGACACCGCCACCATGGCCGCCACTAAGTGGTGCGTCGGCGCCTACCAGGCAGCCCGGGGGGAAAGGGCATCCACCATCATCGGCAAGGTGGCCCGAGCCTGCCAGGTCTCACCAAAGGTGCTGCTGGTCATGCTCCAGAAGGAGCAGTCCCTGGTCTCCACGACGAATCCGACGGCCCGCGCCTACGAGAAGGCCATGGGATTCCGATGCCCGGACGCGGCACCCTGTGAACCCCAGTACGCAGGCTTCTTCCGGCAGGTCTACAACGCCGCCTCGCGACTGCAGCAGTACCGGGGCCAACCCGACTCCTTCAGTTTCCGCAACGGACAGACGGTCGACATCCAATACAAGTACGGCACCTCCTGCGGAAGCAAACGGGTGACCATCCGCAGCGCAGGTACCGCCGCCCTGTACAACTACACTCCCTACACGCCCAATGCCGCGGCCCTGGCAGCAGGTGGGGGTACGGGGGACTCGTGCTCCTCCTACGGGAACAGGAACTTCTTCCGCTTCCACTCCCTGTGGTTCGGACGGCCGAACACCGCCCTGGCCCCCGCAACCCAGACGCCGTCCGCACCTGCGACACCGAACGCTTCGGCAGGCGGGGTGCCCATCGTCGGCGGTTCCCTCACGCGCATCTTCGGCGCCGACAGATACGCCACCGCGGTGGCCGTCGCACGGGCGGCAGGCCTGTCCACACGAACGATCCACGTCGCCTCCGGGGAATCCTTCGCCGACGGCCTGACAATGGGCGCACTTGCGGGACGCGAGAAGTCCGCACTGCTGCTGGTGCGCAAGGACTCCGTGCCGACCTCGACCGCCGACTACATCCGCCAGAACCGGCCCACCACCATCCGCATCGCCGGCGAAACCGGAGCCGTCTCGGACGAAGTGGCCGGCGAACTGTCCCGTCTGGCCGCAGGAGCGAGGATCGAACGCCTCGGCGGCTCCAACCGCTACGAGACCTCCGCGCGCATCGCCGCCAAGCACCCCGGTGACACCAACCTCGTCCTGGTCACCGACGGAACGAACTTCCCTGACGCCCTCGTCGCCGGAGCCGCCGCCGCGCACCTCGAGGAAGCCGTCCTGCTGGTCCAGCACGGGGCGGTGCACCCCTCCGTGGCCGCCGAATTGCGGCGACTCGACCCGTGGGAGGTCGACGTCATCGGCGGAACCTGGTCCGAGGCGGACACGGACGCCATGTCCACCGCCGCCAACGACGCGCGGGTCAAGGTGATCGCCGGACCCGACCGCTACCTGACGGCCGCACGAGTGGCCTCCACCTTCTGGTCACCGGGGGTGCGCGACCTCACCGTGGCCACCGGAGCCGACTTCGCCGATGCGATGACGGCGGCACCACTGGTGGCCGCCAAGGACGCGCCCATGCTGCTGGCCCGCCCCGGATGCATCGAGGCCGGCTCGGGAGTCGACCTGCAGAACTCCCGACGCACGGTCCTTGGCGGAAGCGCCGTCGTCCCCGACGCCCACGCCACCCGCGCCTGCCGATGATCCGCGCCGCCCGATCTCGAACCTGTCCACCGACCTCTACGGAAGATCACACATGCACACCCTTGGCCTGAAATCCCTCGCAGTGAGCGCAACCTTGGTCGCCCTCGTCGCGCTCGCCGGCCCCCGCACGGCCATCGCGGACCAGAACGGCCCCGACACCGGTGGCGCCCAACCGAATGCCAGCGCCACCCTGCTCGAAGGGGAGGTGCCCAGTGTCGAAGTCGGCATGGAGCAGGCCTTGGCCCCCGAGGACTACGGCACGGGCGCCGCACAGACCCGGGGGGAGGCCGCCAAGACCCAGGACGAGGTCGTCACCGCGGAGGCAGCGGCACGCCTCGTCGCCGAACAGGGGGCCAGTGGAGTCGTCGACGCGCAAGCCGTGGCAGGACCGGCCACTGACAGCGCGGGTCTTGCGGCCCGCGACCGGGCTCTCGACGCCGCACAGTCCGCACTGCCCCAGACCCAGGACCTCGCCAAGGTCCAGGTGGCCCGAACGAAGATCCAATCCGACGTGGCCGTCCTCGGCGTGACCCTGCCCGGTGGGGCCACCCCCGAAGGGGCGACGATCACCTACCGTCTGCTCCACGGGGACACCTGGGACCAGTGGAAGGAATGGGACCTCGAGAACGAGGCCGAGGGCGCCCGCGGTAAGCAGGGCACCGACCCCCTGCTGGCCCTGGACGCCAGCGCCGTCGAGGCCGTCATCCGCGATTCGGAGGGAACACCCCTGCCCGATGCACGACTGGTCGTCATCGGCCAGGACGAAGAGCCCACCGGGCAGACACCCGCATCGGAGGCGACGTCGTCGCAAACCCCCGTCCCGCCGGCTCCCGATGGCGCGAGCACAACCGAGCCGACTGCGACCGATGCGCCCGCCCCGGCGTCCCCGGCCGAGATCGACTCCACCACGCACCGGGCACCCGCCACGGCCGAAGAGGACACCGCAGCCCTGCTGAGCGGGACCACTGCGGGCGCTCGCCTGCGCGGCGCCGCAAACCCCGACCAACTGAGCACCTACAGTCCCGGCTACCACGGGCTCCAGATCGTCACCCGCAAGGGTCTGGGGATCTCCTCCACCTCCGACTGGGACTTGGAGAAGATCACCCCGAAGGGTGTCGTCATCCACCACACGGCGGGCAACAACAACTACTCGCGCGCCCAGGCCCCACAGGCGGTGCGCGGCGTCCACCAGTACCACGCCTCGACCCTGGGCTGGGGAGACGTCGGCTACCACTTCCTCGTGGACCGCTACGGCACCGTCTACCAAGGGCGCGAGGGCTCGCTGACGGGCTTCTACGAGGCCGGACACGCGCGCGGGGCCAACAGCAACACGCTGGGAGTGTCCGTCGTCGGGGACTTCACGAATGTGGAGCCGCCCATCGCCGCCCAGAATGCGGTGGCCAAGGTTTCCGCGTGGCTTCTCAAGCGCATGGGCGCACACAATGTCGACGCCCCGATCCGGGTCACCGGCCAGCCGGCCGTGGGCCGCACCATCAAGACCTTGAGCGGACACCGTGACGTCGGGGGCACCGCATGCCCCGGCCAGGCCTTCTACGACAAGCTGCCGCGTTTGCGCACGGTGGTGCAGAACCTGCTCAACGGCCGCGACTCGTGGATCGATGCCAATGGTCAGATCCGCACAGGAGCCGCCGGTGCGGGCACCGGCCCCACCAAGCCGATGGTCTCGGGCGGACGCCTGTCCGGCAACACACGTTTCGACACCGCTGTGGCGATCTCCCGCCACGCATTCCCCGACCACAGCGCCTCAGCCGTGTACTTGGTGAACGCGAACTCGCCGGTGGACGCGATGACCGCCGGCGTGGTGACCGACGGACCCGTTCTTCCGGTGCACGCCACCTCGGTCCCTGCAGTCGTCAAGGCGGAGGTCGAGCGGCTGGGCGCCAGCCAGATCGTTCTGGTCGGAGGCACCGGAGTGCTCTCGGACTCCCTGTTCCAGGCCTTCCCCGGCAAGGCTCGGGTGCGCTTGGGCGGTGCCGACCGCTTCGAGACGGCCCGCCTCATCGCCCGACGCGCCTTCCCCGGTGGGGCCCGTTCGGTCTACGTGGCCGACGCATTCGGAGCCGACGGCCAGGGATCACCCGACGCGGTGGTGGCGGCGAACGCCGAGGACGGTCCGGTCCTGCTCTCGCGTGTGGGAGGCCCCCTCGACCCGGGAACCCGTGCCGACATCACGCGCATGAGTTCGTCGGTGAAGATCCTCGGAGGCGCCGACCTGGGTGTCGCCGGTACCCGGCTGGCCGGCCCCGACCGCTACGCGACGGCGCTGGCCTCAGCCAAGGCGGCCTACACGGGCAAGGTCAGCACCGTGTACCTGGTGCGCGGCGACGTCCTGGCGGACGGGGTGGCGGCCGGAGTCATCACCACCGGACCGCGCGTGCTCTCCCACTCCGAGGTGCTTCCTCCCTCGGTGTGCACCTACCTCAAGCAGACCAGGCCGACGAAGGTTGTCGCCATCGGCGGGACCGGCGCCATCCACGACAGCACTTTGGACGAGGCGCGCGCCTGTGCCGCCGGGTGAACGGATTCGGCGTGAGGAGTCGGAACGCCTCTTGCGCAGAACCATCTGTTGTCCACGAGGACAGTGACCGGGCGACATGTGTCGTAGGGTCGCTTTCTCCCCACATGCCGCCCATCCAGATCACGCGGGAAGTACCACGATGAGACACACGCAGTTTGCCGGAACGCACACCCGTCGGACAGGACGACGAACGCGCCTGCTCACCGCGATGATTGCCCTGAGTGTCCTGGTCGGTGGCCTCGTCCAGGCCCAAGTCGCCCGAGCAGAGCCCAGTGATCCGGCGCCGGAACCCGTGGAGGACCCGCAGTCGACCACCGTCTCACAGGTCCAGGAGGGAGCCACCGGCGATCCCAATGCCGATGCCCTGCCCGTACCCGGCGACGAGGTGGCGAGCACCCGCGAGGCGACCTCAAACCCGATCGCCCTTCACACCAATGCGGTCACAGCAGGCACAAGTGTTGGCCAACGTGTGGTGACCGTTTCCCGTTCCAGCTCGCCCGGACAGGTCAATGTCGTCTCGGAGGCAGGCCGGTTCCAGTACGCGGCATCCTTGCCCGTGGGTACCGGCGCCTGGGCGATCGTCTCCGACGGGGCGACGGTGGTGATCGGGACGAACAATCCCGCATCCGTTGTCGAGTTCGATCCCGAGGCGCGCACCTTCAAGGGCACCATCGGCCGGTGGCCGGGCGAGTTCATCATGGACATCGCCCGCGACCGAACTGTTCCCGGCGCGCGCGGCAGGTGGTACTGGGTGGGCTCGTACACCCCGACAGGTCCGCGTCTGCGGCGGATCAACCTGGACACTTTCGCCATCGAGGACCACACGCCCACTGATGGCAGGTGGAGGGACGTGAAATACGTTCGATCCCTTGACTCCACCGCCGGTGGTTTGCTGGTCGGACTCGGGGCCCCAGCGCGTGTGGAGCGATTCGACGCCGCTGCCGGACGAGCAGTGGGGTTC
This genomic interval carries:
- a CDS encoding cell wall-binding repeat-containing protein, translating into MHTLGLKSLAVSATLVALVALAGPRTAIADQNGPDTGGAQPNASATLLEGEVPSVEVGMEQALAPEDYGTGAAQTRGEAAKTQDEVVTAEAAARLVAEQGASGVVDAQAVAGPATDSAGLAARDRALDAAQSALPQTQDLAKVQVARTKIQSDVAVLGVTLPGGATPEGATITYRLLHGDTWDQWKEWDLENEAEGARGKQGTDPLLALDASAVEAVIRDSEGTPLPDARLVVIGQDEEPTGQTPASEATSSQTPVPPAPDGASTTEPTATDAPAPASPAEIDSTTHRAPATAEEDTAALLSGTTAGARLRGAANPDQLSTYSPGYHGLQIVTRKGLGISSTSDWDLEKITPKGVVIHHTAGNNNYSRAQAPQAVRGVHQYHASTLGWGDVGYHFLVDRYGTVYQGREGSLTGFYEAGHARGANSNTLGVSVVGDFTNVEPPIAAQNAVAKVSAWLLKRMGAHNVDAPIRVTGQPAVGRTIKTLSGHRDVGGTACPGQAFYDKLPRLRTVVQNLLNGRDSWIDANGQIRTGAAGAGTGPTKPMVSGGRLSGNTRFDTAVAISRHAFPDHSASAVYLVNANSPVDAMTAGVVTDGPVLPVHATSVPAVVKAEVERLGASQIVLVGGTGVLSDSLFQAFPGKARVRLGGADRFETARLIARRAFPGGARSVYVADAFGADGQGSPDAVVAANAEDGPVLLSRVGGPLDPGTRADITRMSSSVKILGGADLGVAGTRLAGPDRYATALASAKAAYTGKVSTVYLVRGDVLADGVAAGVITTGPRVLSHSEVLPPSVCTYLKQTRPTKVVAIGGTGAIHDSTLDEARACAAG